The following DNA comes from Lemur catta isolate mLemCat1 chromosome 8, mLemCat1.pri, whole genome shotgun sequence.
CTATGAGGGACTGAAACActcatgcatatgcacacacttGATGACCACTAAATTTCCCGCGGGCAGGAGACACAGGTTAATGGTTGTTTGGACTCCCTGgatgcccagcacagggctgggattTAGTTACTCAAGAACATCTGTCTGGAAAGCCTCACTTAACACAAAAAGGACCTCAAAGTTGAACACAGGCCTTGAGCTGCATTCAAGGGGCCACCTTATTTATTTCACATATGTGACCAGGTGCGGCAAAGGCTAGTGACAGCACAATAGGGCCCCACCCGCCTGCTGGGCCACACCCCTTTACCCTCACAATGGCCAAGGCCTTAAATACCCAGACTTCAGGCCTCTGGTCTTGCAAAGCCCCTCATTTTGGCAGAAATTACGATGTCGACCAGCCGCAAATTAAAGAGCCATGGCATGAGGAGGGGCAAGAACCGAGCTCCTCACAAGGGAGTCAAGAGAGGTGGCAGCAAGAGAAAATACCGGAAGGGCAGCCTGAAAAGTAGGAAACGGGGCGATGATGGTGAGTGAAGGATGGGGAGGAAAGTGGGCAAACTTAGGGGCACGTCGCCCCCGGGGCATCCCCCTCCTGGCGGCACCCCTCTCCCACACCCCTGAAATCTCAGCCTGAGATTCTTGCCAACGACTAAACTCAGACTGGGACGAGAAGAGTATTTCTAGGTGGGTGTGTTCTAGCAGGTGTCCCTGTCGCAAACCTGTCCTTCCCCACAGCCAATCGCAATTATCGCTCCCACTTGTGACCTGCCAGCGGGCTCTGCCCTGGTGGACTTCACACAGCACCAGGCAGCAGCGAGAGGACAGCAGAAGGGGGACTGCCAAGGAGACCTTGTTAGACCAAAGCCAGAGGAGAGCCTATGGGGTGTGGATAAAATGCCAGTCATGATGAAATGAGGAATGTATATGTTGGCTGTTTCCCCCTAACAtctcaataaaattttgaaaactcaaATGTTTTCCTTGATCTTTTGGTTGAAAaaactaggatttttttttttttttcgttgaAAAAAATAGGGTTTCTGAGCTGGGTGCATCAGTtgggtgcattttttttttggttgaaaaaaatagGGTTTCTGAGCTGGGTGCACTGAGGAAGAACTAGCTGGCTGGTGTGAGACCATTAAAACAGGACTTAAATATCAAGGACTCCCTGTGGCCATCACCACATTTAGGTCTTTATCCCAGACCTAAAGGGAGAAATGCCAATTATAAGCCAAAGGATACAAGCCGGTTGTGTCAAGGGGCTTAGAGCATAGGGAGGATGAGCAGGCTGTTTGTCCATATAAGGGGAGCATATGTGGAAGATTCAAGCCAGATGGCATGACATGACTCTGATGTCATAATGAAGCTTGGTCATAAATGAAGCTTGGTCCAGTGTGCCTTGAAGTGGGAATTATCTCAATCTGGGTTGATCACTTGGTCACCCCAAGAGCTGTTCTTAGCTATAGAGCTGGCTCTCCTCATTCAGGAAATTCCTAAGCTCTCACTTTAAGCCATATCACAACTCAAAGTCAAGGTAAGGTTGTAATATGGTTTACAACGTCTCTGGCCGGGGATCTGACACCACTTCTCAGTATTTGCCCCCCTAAAGTACTTCCTGTTGCCTCAAAGATAGCACCAAATTAGACTCAAGAACTGACATGGTTTCTGGGAAGGTAACCAGGAGATATAAGCAGAAAAGTATAAGGGGCCTCAAGGTTAAATGTTTCCAACAGTCAGAGGACTTGAAACTAGGAGACAGTTTGAGCCCCATGCAGGTGTGTAGGTACTAGGATGTTGGGATGGGAAGACTATTGACCAGGTCAGATTCTAGAAATGCAACAGAAAAGAACATTCATTTCTCAGATCTCTCACACTAAAAAATCCA
Coding sequences within:
- the TNP1 gene encoding spermatid nuclear transition protein 1, whose translation is MSTSRKLKSHGMRRGKNRAPHKGVKRGGSKRKYRKGSLKSRKRGDDANRNYRSHL